The window ACCCGCAATCCAGATCAGCCGACTGAAGAAGTGCTATGGCGCAGTGGAAGTGTTGCGAGGTCTCGACCTTGTAATTCCGGAAGGTTCCTACACAACCTTTCTTGGGCCGAGCGGTTCTGGAAAAACGACCCTCCTCAGGATTATCGCTGGTTTTGCCAGTGTTAGTGAGGGGACAGTCAGCATTTCAGGTGTCGACGTAACCGACAGAGCTGCCCGCGCCAGGGATGTCGGCATGGTCTTCCAAAACTATGCCCTTTTCCCCCATCTCACGGCGAGAGAAAATGTTGAGTACCCGCTTAAAGTCCGCAGGTTGCCGCGCGAGGAGCGACGCCGACGTGCGTTGGAATACCTAGAGCGGGTGCACCTGTCAGAGTGGGCCGATCGCTATCCGCGCGAGTTGTCCGGTGGACAACAGCAGCGCGTGGCTTTGGCACGCAGCCTGGTTTACCGACCCAAGCTTCTGTTGCTCGATGAGCCCCTGAGCGCGCTCGATAAACATTTACGCGGGCAGATGCAGGACTTCCTGAAGGAGTTGCAACGAGACCTCGGCATTACCTTTGTTC is drawn from Mesorhizobium japonicum MAFF 303099 and contains these coding sequences:
- a CDS encoding ABC transporter ATP-binding protein, with product MSNASKDCGSPPAIQISRLKKCYGAVEVLRGLDLVIPEGSYTTFLGPSGSGKTTLLRIIAGFASVSEGTVSISGVDVTDRAARARDVGMVFQNYALFPHLTARENVEYPLKVRRLPREERRRRALEYLERVHLSEWADRYPRELSGGQQQRVALARSLVYRPKLLLLDEPLSALDKHLRGQMQDFLKELQRDLGITFVHVTHDQSEALALSSLVVIMRDGRLEQVGSPEQIYLEPNSRFVAGFIGNSNIVCCSVTARNGRLATVKLGDGTEVGVPIPAGVTERLGVGEKSLLLLRPEKAETGYRIDTSVVAMSGPVLSTTFMGTHYQVVFSTRHGEITAHLNNDYAPGQSVDVAWRAGNLIVLPAG